From Candidatus Woesearchaeota archaeon, one genomic window encodes:
- a CDS encoding leucyl aminopeptidase gives MLNVRAKYEDVLRVEGPLVLFTFEDDASREWAVVDKALRGFLAGAKRSGEFSGKKEEVLLLHRPGVKASHLLVAGLGKKKECSLEVVRRACATAVKRLSAAHLERASIAPPEVENVNEEEVVFAVAEAASLALYRFEKYKTEKKKEKRLTSLTVLSKEAGAVKRARIVAEAVYLMRDLQNTPGADMGPAELARVAKRVAKTCGFSCTVWGKREIEKKKMGGLLAVNKGSSREPRFVVMKYVPKGAKRTLCLVGKGVTFDTGGVQVKPGDYMNDMQMDMSGAALVIAALQAVAKLRLNVAVIGVMGLTDNLMGNTPYLPGDVVKTMSGKTIEIGHTDAEGRVTLADSLYYASTLKPDLIVDFATLTGACMVALGMHASGVFGTDQQAVEALLRAGERTHDLLWQLPLFDEYSEDVKGVVGDVSNIGSADRYGGACTAAAFLKEFVGGSPWVHVDMSSAILKKEKHYKPKGGSGEPLRAVLSFLQERVTF, from the coding sequence ATGTTGAACGTAAGAGCGAAGTATGAGGATGTTTTGCGTGTGGAAGGCCCTTTGGTTCTTTTCACGTTCGAGGATGATGCCAGTCGAGAGTGGGCCGTCGTTGATAAGGCCTTGCGTGGTTTTCTTGCAGGTGCGAAGCGCAGCGGCGAGTTTTCGGGGAAGAAAGAAGAAGTCTTGCTCTTGCACAGGCCAGGAGTGAAGGCGTCGCACCTCCTCGTTGCCGGGTTGGGGAAGAAGAAAGAATGTTCATTGGAAGTAGTGCGCAGGGCGTGTGCCACAGCGGTCAAGCGGTTGAGCGCCGCGCACCTTGAGCGTGCAAGCATCGCCCCTCCTGAAGTAGAGAACGTCAACGAGGAAGAGGTTGTCTTCGCGGTTGCAGAAGCCGCTTCGCTTGCCTTGTATCGCTTTGAGAAGTACAAAACGGAAAAGAAGAAGGAGAAGCGGCTCACGTCCCTTACCGTTTTGTCAAAGGAAGCAGGGGCGGTGAAAAGAGCAAGGATTGTTGCTGAAGCAGTGTATTTGATGAGGGATTTGCAGAACACGCCAGGCGCGGATATGGGGCCGGCTGAGCTTGCACGTGTTGCAAAGCGTGTTGCGAAGACGTGTGGTTTCTCCTGCACCGTGTGGGGGAAGCGCGAAATCGAAAAGAAGAAGATGGGGGGCCTCTTGGCAGTGAATAAGGGAAGTTCAAGAGAGCCTCGCTTTGTTGTTATGAAGTACGTTCCCAAAGGTGCGAAGCGAACCTTGTGCCTGGTAGGGAAAGGAGTAACGTTTGACACGGGTGGTGTGCAGGTCAAGCCAGGAGACTACATGAATGATATGCAGATGGATATGAGCGGGGCCGCGCTGGTTATTGCTGCGTTGCAGGCGGTTGCTAAGCTGCGTTTGAACGTTGCTGTCATTGGTGTGATGGGCTTGACAGACAACTTAATGGGGAACACGCCCTACCTTCCTGGCGATGTAGTCAAGACGATGTCAGGGAAGACGATTGAGATTGGCCACACTGATGCTGAAGGGAGGGTGACGCTTGCCGATTCGCTCTACTACGCTTCAACGCTCAAACCCGACCTTATTGTTGACTTTGCAACGCTTACCGGGGCGTGCATGGTCGCGCTTGGCATGCATGCTTCCGGCGTGTTCGGGACGGATCAGCAAGCAGTTGAAGCGCTGTTGCGCGCGGGGGAGCGAACGCATGACCTGCTCTGGCAGCTTCCGCTTTTTGATGAGTACAGCGAGGATGTGAAGGGCGTGGTTGGTGATGTGAGCAATATTGGTTCTGCGGATAGGTACGGCGGGGCGTGCACCGCCGCTGCGTTTTTGAAGGAGTTCGTTGGCGGCTCGCCGTGGGTGCACGTGGATATGAGTTCAGCGATTTTGAAGAAGGAGAAGCATTACAAGCCAAAGGGCGGTTCTGGCGAGCCACTCAGGGCGGTGCTCTCGTTCCTTCAAGAAAGGGTAACCTTTTAG